TGTGGGCATGGAAATGTGCTCATACCCTACCCAGGCTAGTGGGTAAAATTGGCATCCTTAATTGCAAAGCCATGCCATTATTAATCCAAGTACGACTGAGTACCAAAGGAATTTCTTTAAAAAATCCTCCAAATTCCTTAAAACAGTTCCCTAAATCGGAGTGTGATAAATAGATAAACATTGAGGGTGCATAAACTCAACAAATCTCACTAAAGTGGCCAGCAAACATGCATATATGTATCTTCCATAAACCACGAACTAATTCAGCTTTTCGCCCAGGATATCTTAAGCAGAACGTGGAGATCGACCAAGCGAAAGTACCGTTTGGAAATGCACCCAACCAAATCAAACATCTGGATCATGGAAATAAAAAAGGGCAATAATCTGTATCGCCGCAAGTGTATGAGCATCTTTCATATTTTTTCTTATATAAACGAAGGGAATTTGGATCCATGAAGGTGTCTCTTCaagattttttttgggggggggggggggggggggggggtaagtgcCTCCTCAAGAGGTGGATGTAAGACAGTACGAAGTGGACGGATTAGCTATAAATAAAAAGtattttttttcaatttcaatATAAATACTAGTTCTACTTCACCATACCTGAATTTCAACTTATGCAATGAAACGGCGTCTGAAGTACTAATGTTTGTTTATTTATTAGCGTTGGAAGAGTTGACAAAGTCTAAACCTATGACTAAGAACCCATGTTCCATCGCCCTTATTTTGCGGGAAGAAAGAAATTTgccataattcccatatactccctccgttcctaaatatttgtctttttaggatttcaaatggactatcatatacggatgtatatagacacattttagagtgtagattcactcattttgcttcgtatgtagtcacttattgaaatctctagaaagacaaatatttaggaacggagggagtagtaacaattTAAGCCCGAGTGCACCCACAGAGTGGCTGAGGGACATCACAGAATCTGTAAGCGTTTTGGTCGCAGGCTACTCTGCCTTAACGGAATGCATGGTGTTCCtgtaaattgaaaaaaaaaattaacTACTGCTCATTGTCATACAAATCATGTACGGAGTACAAGTCTAGTCTCCcgcaaaataaaagaaaagggacaAGTCTAGTGATCACAATGTGCGGGTTATTGTTGATAATCACATCCGTGAGGAACCATCAGAAACAGGCTCCTTCGAACGGATCTCATTGTAGGTTGCAATGGAAATCCTCGTGTGTATATTTCATATTTCAGAACATCTCTCAGGAGCAACATACATTGTAATGTGATACCAGAAAATGCTATTGCCGCTATAATACAACTAGCTTATCCGTATATGGTTGGTATAAACTACCACCCGATGGTTCCCATACAATGTACTGATGCTGTCGCTTGGTTAATTCTCCGAATCATTAGCTACTATGGCAATTGTCAAAAGAAGTTGGAGAAGGCTGTCTTGCCAAATCGCACCTTCTTCCATCTGCTCTTGAACAGGTACGGATGGAGACCCAATACGTGCTCAGGCATGAAGTCATGCCGTGTTAATATGCCAACAACAGGTGCCCTCTGCATTCAGACAGTAAACGGTCCGAAATTAATCAATGGTAACCATGAGAACAAAATCTATACTGTTTCAAGTACCGAGTTCTTATGCATGCTGTATAAAAGATAATTATACTACGTAGTAGCAAAGGGATTCATACGCGCTTTCTTGATCTGTATGACTAATCATCATGGTTACTCTCGATACTAATCAACAATCATGATTATAAACAACTTGCCAGCAAAACACATGACGGTTGCAACATACGAGCATGCGAACGGAATAAGAATGAATCACAAATTTAAGAAGTAATCCTTGAAAATCTTAACATTTGAGATAATTTCAGATGTAAAAAGAACAGCTCACCTTGGAAGTTTTTGGAAGAACCAAAAGGTGTCTTAATCCAACTTCACGAAAAAGTATAAGAGCTTTAGCCAAGGACATGGTCTCAACCACAGTGTAAGGGGATGTGTTTGTGAAAGGATGCAAGTCTACAAACATTTCCAGTTCTTCTGCAGTCAATTCAATGTCCTCAATTCTGTCATGCTTTCCCGAACCACGTTTAGCAAAATCCTCAGGTGAGAAATGCTTTGAAGCATCTGATGCTGAAGCTGTGGAACTACTGATGAACTCTTTCTTCCTCAACAGAACAAGCAGGTGCGACCGAAGAACTAGACCATATAACAGAGGAGTATCTGAAAACGGTGGCTCATCAACGACAGGGAAACCATTATGACCGGTTGCCTTCAAGGTATCCACAATACGGCCAACCTTCTCTATGCCATTGAATGTCTGTAGAGGGCCAGTTACAACATCACTAACTGACAGTTGTCGCATGTAGGGTTCAGCATGCCCTTCAAGAAAAGGAAAACCCTTCAATTTAACAAGCAGATCATAGACGTTTGCATTAAAAGCATCTGCCACTGTCTTTGATATGATAAGGACCAGCATAACCAGAGGAAGCATCAGCAGATTATTTGTCAGTTCTAGGATGACAACACAGACTGAGACAGTCATTCTCATCGATCCACCTAGAAGGGCAGCAGAACCAAGAACCGCAAAAAGACCATGATCCAAAGTTGATTGCGACCCAATCAGCATGCCAACCAGACGACCGTAAGCTGCACCAGTTAAAATAACTGGTACGAAAAGGCCAGATGGTAAGGCGAGGCCATAGCTGAAAATGCCCAGAAAATATGATGCAATAAAGAACACAAGGATCGAGGTGATATGGAACTCATGGTCAGTGCCGTTACTGTAGAGGTTTCTAATGGTGTCATCGTTGGTGTTAAAGAACAGGCTAGCCAAGTCATTGTAGTTATGCATTGGACACTGGAACTTCTTGAAATTTCCAGATCTCCCTATTGATGGACAAGCTTCTCTTGAGTCAGCTGGGCAAGGTTTGCAAGCTGCAAGCCATGGCAAGCCAAAGAGGCAACATGAAGTACAGACGGAGACTGTTGCAGCCAGGAGTAGTCTGTAAGTTCGACCTTTCCTGAGAGTAAATTGAACAGGTTGGAAATGAAGTTAAGCTGGGGCAAATGTTTTCACTTCGAATGGAGAAACAATTCTAATTGACAACTGCAATTAAGTATCTACAAAAATTAGCAGTAAGTGTGCATTACCATTGTTATGGACAGTTTTGAACTTTTAATTAACCGGTTCTCAACATTGATAGGAGATAATATTTCAGGGAAGTGATGTATTCAAGATTACTAAAACTTTACCAAATAGAATGCCCGCAGTTAAAAATTATGGGAGTAAAGACCAGTAACATTAAGCCAATATCAGTACATACTCGTTGATAACATTGTAGAGACGAAGAACCTTGTCAAGGAAGAAGTTGTACAAGCTCCCCAGTACTCCTCCAAAAACTGCTAGAGTGATTACCGGAGGTAaatcaatcacatgatagttgacATAGCCCGAAGTCACATCAAACATTATAAGACCGCCTTTCCCGAACAAGCCACACCGGCCTCTTTTACAGATGTCTATTAATGCCCTAAGCACAACGGCAACAACTGCCGTTGTGAAGAAAGCTCGCCAGAGTAGGGCACTCCTCCATCTGCAAAGACAACAAAAAGGATGGTCCACAAGtattttattcattgcaaaattttgtaTACAGGTACCATTTTGCAGAAGCCCTTACATAAATATTTTCATTTCAAAGGATATGCTTAAAGGACAAATATATTGCACCCTACTGCCCTTCACTGCATCAATGATAATTTCTAGCAAGAATGGTCAGATAGGTAGGGTGATGGTTCAAGATTTCAGATGATCACAATAAGAAAATATGATAATCCCAACTTAAGGAGAAAACGTGAGAATAAGgagaaactcgttttgatatcagGTGACACATGATAAAAAAGCATCATTTTTTATGGGATTGCGTAAGTCTAAAGTTTTGCCACTAGGTGGAGCAATCTTCTCCTCACTTACAAACATATAAACTTCAAAGCCAGCAAGTCACTAACTTGAGGCATGTATTGGAGCATCGAGTGTGCCACCTTAATTAAGCATAAACCTACAGAAAACTATATGTAGGCAAAACAAATTCCTGCATTTCTCAAATGTGGAGGAAATGTTCTTCTCTCAATGAATAAATAATGAAATTAAGACAATCAATCGAGGAAAGTCCAAATATTTATAATCATGGGGAAGTTTTTACCGTGAAGACACTGTTTCCAGAGCAAAAAGAACTCCGGCGACTGGAGCCCTGAAAGCACCAGCAATACCAGCACCAGCACCACAAGTGACAAGGTCCCTCCGATCCCTATCATTCTTGAAGTGCCTTAGCCATTTACATGTCATGCGATATTTACGCGAGCCACCTTGCCCAAGTATTGATGCAATGCATGCACCTGTGTGTACCAGAGGACCAGCTTTTCCCACATGCAGTGATGATGATACTGCAGCAATGCATCCCACAACCTGTTCAGAAACCAGAAGATATTTGAAATTCAGGTATATTCATGAAAACAGGAACGAGCAGAGGCAATTTGGTCTGCAcaaaaagataaagggaaagcgtAGTGACCATAATGGCATTACAACAGCACATGTCTTTCCTACATCTTTTATGTATACGAACTGTTGTATGGGTAACAAAATACC
The window above is part of the Triticum aestivum cultivar Chinese Spring chromosome 2A, IWGSC CS RefSeq v2.1, whole genome shotgun sequence genome. Proteins encoded here:
- the LOC123190802 gene encoding putative chloride channel-like protein CLC-g isoform X2, whose protein sequence is MAPREQAGAGAAGGAADPEADIEAPLISYSSSFFFQDGAAAGAGAGPGGEDGSGDEEQRRNRRRFLLGGQLQSNATSQVALVGTDFCPIESLDYELIENDVFKQDWRAQGRGHILRYFALKWALCFLVGALTAAAAFVANLGVENVAGAKFVVTSNRMFARRFESAFLVFLFSNFLLTMFATVLTMYVAPAAAGSGIPEVKAYLNGVDAPNIFCFKTLVVKVVGCIAAVSSSLHVGKAGPLVHTGACIASILGQGGSRKYRMTCKWLRHFKNDRDRRDLVTCGAGAGIAGAFRAPVAGVLFALETVSSRWRSALLWRAFFTTAVVAVVLRALIDICKRGRCGLFGKGGLIMFDVTSGYVNYHVIDLPPVITLAVFGGVLGSLYNFFLDKVLRLYNVINEKGRTYRLLLAATVSVCTSCCLFGLPWLAACKPCPADSREACPSIGRSGNFKKFQCPMHNYNDLASLFFNTNDDTIRNLYSNGTDHEFHITSILVFFIASYFLGIFSYGLALPSGLFVPVILTGAAYGRLVGMLIGSQSTLDHGLFAVLGSAALLGGSMRMTVSVCVVILELTNNLLMLPLVMLVLIISKTVADAFNANVYDLLVKLKGFPFLEGHAEPYMRQLSVSDVVTGPLQTFNGIEKVGRIVDTLKATGHNGFPVVDEPPFSDTPLLYGLVLRSHLLVLLRKKEFISSSTASASDASKHFSPEDFAKRGSGKHDRIEDIELTAEELEMFVDLHPFTNTSPYTVVETMSLAKALILFREVGLRHLLVLPKTSKRAPVVGILTRHDFMPEHVLGLHPYLFKSRWKKVRFGKTAFSNFF
- the LOC123190802 gene encoding putative chloride channel-like protein CLC-g isoform X1; this encodes MSTAAGPAGDLPATTALPGGVAPAVPAVADEHICVDVPRDGAAAGAGAGPGGEDGSGDEEQRRNRRRFLLGGQLQSNATSQVALVGTDFCPIESLDYELIENDVFKQDWRAQGRGHILRYFALKWALCFLVGALTAAAAFVANLGVENVAGAKFVVTSNRMFARRFESAFLVFLFSNFLLTMFATVLTMYVAPAAAGSGIPEVKAYLNGVDAPNIFCFKTLVVKVVGCIAAVSSSLHVGKAGPLVHTGACIASILGQGGSRKYRMTCKWLRHFKNDRDRRDLVTCGAGAGIAGAFRAPVAGVLFALETVSSRWRSALLWRAFFTTAVVAVVLRALIDICKRGRCGLFGKGGLIMFDVTSGYVNYHVIDLPPVITLAVFGGVLGSLYNFFLDKVLRLYNVINEKGRTYRLLLAATVSVCTSCCLFGLPWLAACKPCPADSREACPSIGRSGNFKKFQCPMHNYNDLASLFFNTNDDTIRNLYSNGTDHEFHITSILVFFIASYFLGIFSYGLALPSGLFVPVILTGAAYGRLVGMLIGSQSTLDHGLFAVLGSAALLGGSMRMTVSVCVVILELTNNLLMLPLVMLVLIISKTVADAFNANVYDLLVKLKGFPFLEGHAEPYMRQLSVSDVVTGPLQTFNGIEKVGRIVDTLKATGHNGFPVVDEPPFSDTPLLYGLVLRSHLLVLLRKKEFISSSTASASDASKHFSPEDFAKRGSGKHDRIEDIELTAEELEMFVDLHPFTNTSPYTVVETMSLAKALILFREVGLRHLLVLPKTSKRAPVVGILTRHDFMPEHVLGLHPYLFKSRWKKVRFGKTAFSNFF